The Flavobacterium marginilacus genome window below encodes:
- the purT gene encoding formate-dependent phosphoribosylglycinamide formyltransferase — protein MKILLLGSGELGKEFTIAAQRIGQTVIAVDSYENAPAMQVSHSYEVINMLDGEALDRIVAKHQPDFIVPEIEAIRTERFYDYEKQGITVVPSAKAANFTMNRKAIRDLAAKELGLRTANYRYATTAEELHKGVEAVGMPCVVKPLMSSSGKGQSTIKTAADIDKAWQYAVEGSRGDVVEVIVEAFVKFNSEITLLTVVQNGNPTLFCAPIGHRQERGDYQESWQPAKVSEKDLYEAQDMAEKVTEALGGAGLFGVEFFLADDGVYFSELSPRPHDTGMVTLAGTQNFNEFELHLRAILSLPIFEITLEKAGASAVILASENSENPTFTGIEKIAALPKTDFRIFGKPTSRPYRRMGVALVNDTLDTNIEEIAAKAKEAARLVKVQS, from the coding sequence ATGAAAATACTCCTCCTCGGCTCAGGCGAATTAGGAAAAGAATTCACAATCGCAGCACAGCGCATCGGGCAGACCGTAATTGCTGTTGACAGCTACGAAAACGCACCCGCTATGCAGGTTTCACATAGTTACGAAGTCATAAACATGCTTGATGGCGAAGCTTTGGATCGGATTGTTGCCAAGCACCAGCCTGATTTCATTGTTCCAGAAATAGAAGCTATCAGGACTGAGCGTTTCTATGACTACGAAAAACAAGGAATCACCGTAGTTCCTTCTGCGAAAGCGGCCAACTTTACGATGAACAGAAAAGCAATCCGTGATTTAGCAGCTAAAGAACTGGGTTTGCGAACCGCTAATTACCGCTATGCCACAACTGCCGAGGAATTGCACAAAGGCGTTGAAGCCGTGGGAATGCCCTGCGTAGTAAAACCATTAATGTCATCCTCTGGAAAAGGACAATCGACGATAAAAACTGCAGCCGATATCGACAAAGCCTGGCAATATGCTGTAGAAGGCTCCCGTGGCGATGTGGTAGAAGTGATTGTCGAAGCCTTTGTCAAATTCAATTCGGAAATCACTTTATTGACAGTGGTACAGAACGGCAATCCTACCCTGTTTTGTGCGCCAATCGGTCACAGACAGGAGCGAGGCGATTATCAGGAAAGCTGGCAGCCTGCAAAAGTATCCGAAAAAGATTTATACGAAGCACAGGATATGGCCGAAAAAGTGACCGAAGCTCTGGGCGGTGCAGGACTTTTTGGCGTGGAATTTTTCCTTGCCGATGACGGTGTTTATTTCTCTGAATTATCACCAAGGCCTCACGACACCGGCATGGTAACTTTGGCAGGAACTCAAAACTTTAATGAATTTGAACTGCATCTGCGTGCTATTCTGAGTCTGCCAATTTTTGAAATTACATTAGAAAAAGCCGGTGCCAGTGCAGTAATTCTAGCTTCGGAAAATTCGGAAAATCCAACATTTACAGGAATAGAAAAAATCGCAGCTTTACCCAAAACAGATTTCCGGATCTTTGGGAAACCAACCTCAAGACCCTACCGCCGCATGGGAGTAGCTTTAGTCAATGACACTCTTGATACAAATATTGAAGAAATAGCAGCAAAAGCAAAAGAAGCTGCCCGATTAGTCAAAGTACAATCTTAG
- a CDS encoding response regulator transcription factor, with protein MKLLIVEDEPNLLSVLRKGFTENNFEVSVCLDGETALEMIQNNDFDVVILDVMLPKVNGIEICRRLRAIKNFVPILLLTALGTSENIVNGLENGADDYLVKPFKFTELNARVMALARRANLDTQKPDIIKLEDLEINGKTKMVYRNGNPILLTHKEFRLLYYLAKNKGTIVSRNQILDNVWDISFDMNTNVVDVYINYLRKKIDKPYNTKMIQTIKGFGYILQTENE; from the coding sequence ATGAAATTATTGATTGTTGAGGACGAACCCAATCTGTTATCCGTTTTAAGAAAAGGATTTACCGAAAATAATTTTGAGGTAAGTGTCTGTCTTGACGGAGAAACTGCCTTGGAAATGATCCAGAACAACGATTTTGATGTTGTGATCCTGGATGTTATGCTCCCGAAAGTTAACGGAATCGAAATCTGCCGAAGATTACGGGCAATCAAAAACTTTGTTCCCATCCTTTTGTTGACTGCTTTGGGAACTTCTGAAAATATCGTGAACGGACTGGAAAACGGTGCCGATGATTATTTGGTAAAACCTTTTAAATTCACCGAACTCAATGCAAGGGTTATGGCATTGGCAAGAAGAGCCAATCTCGATACTCAAAAACCAGACATCATAAAACTCGAAGATTTAGAAATAAACGGCAAAACCAAAATGGTATACCGAAACGGCAATCCTATTCTCCTAACACACAAAGAATTCAGACTGCTTTATTATTTGGCCAAAAACAAAGGAACGATCGTTTCCCGAAATCAGATTCTTGACAATGTCTGGGACATCAGTTTTGATATGAATACCAATGTTGTGGATGTCTATATTAATTATCTGCGAAAAAAAATCGACAAACCTTATAACACCAAAATGATCCAGACCATCAAAGGTTTTGGTTATATATTACAAACTGAAAATGAATAA
- a CDS encoding fatty acid desaturase family protein — MSNTAPTFAKQDNLKFFRTLNSRVNSYFKENNIEKTGNWKIHLKTVILFTVFLVPYFLILTLDMPFWVHLLLTIVMGIGMAGIGMNVMHDANHGSYSTKSWVNKFMGGTIYVLAGNVHNWQVQHNVLHHTYTNIIGHDEDLEAGRIMRFSKEAEWHKFHRFQQYYAVFLYGLLTFNWAITTDFKQMRNYLKRKLSYGEPKSPKILWTTLIITKIIYMGIWIVLPMIIGITWWKVLVGFFVMHYTAGLILSIVFQLAHVVDEAANPQPNEVGEMENTWAIHQLFTTVNFAPKNKIVNWYTGGLNHQIEHHIFPHISHVHYGKIAKIVKQTAKECQLPYYEYKTMTAAVVAHFKHLRTLGLKPAL, encoded by the coding sequence ATGAGTAATACAGCACCTACATTTGCTAAGCAAGACAATTTAAAATTTTTCAGAACATTAAATTCTCGTGTGAACAGCTATTTTAAAGAAAATAACATTGAGAAAACAGGTAACTGGAAAATCCATTTAAAAACCGTAATTCTATTTACTGTTTTTCTTGTTCCTTACTTTTTGATACTTACTTTAGACATGCCTTTTTGGGTGCATTTACTGTTAACTATTGTTATGGGAATAGGAATGGCCGGAATAGGAATGAACGTTATGCACGATGCCAACCACGGATCGTATTCTACCAAAAGCTGGGTTAATAAATTTATGGGAGGAACTATTTATGTCCTGGCTGGAAACGTTCATAACTGGCAGGTACAGCACAATGTTTTGCACCATACTTACACTAATATAATAGGTCATGACGAAGACTTGGAAGCAGGCAGAATCATGCGCTTTTCTAAAGAAGCGGAATGGCATAAATTCCATAGATTCCAGCAGTATTACGCTGTATTTTTATATGGCTTATTGACCTTTAACTGGGCGATTACAACTGATTTTAAACAAATGAGAAATTACCTGAAAAGAAAATTATCGTATGGAGAGCCAAAAAGTCCTAAAATCCTCTGGACAACATTAATCATCACCAAAATCATTTATATGGGAATCTGGATTGTGCTGCCAATGATCATTGGTATCACCTGGTGGAAAGTCCTCGTTGGTTTTTTTGTTATGCACTACACAGCCGGATTAATCCTTAGTATTGTATTTCAATTGGCACACGTAGTTGACGAAGCTGCTAATCCACAGCCAAACGAAGTTGGCGAAATGGAAAACACCTGGGCGATTCACCAATTATTCACCACGGTGAATTTTGCACCAAAAAACAAAATCGTAAACTGGTATACCGGCGGTCTGAACCATCAGATTGAACATCATATTTTTCCGCACATCAGCCATGTTCATTATGGTAAAATTGCAAAAATCGTAAAACAAACGGCTAAGGAATGCCAATTGCCTTATTACGAATACAAAACAATGACTGCAGCTGTTGTTGCACATTTCAAACACTTAAGAACATTGGGACTAAAGCCCGCACTATAA
- a CDS encoding pyridoxal phosphate-dependent aminotransferase, protein MSNPLSDRINNLATSQTLAMAALARELKAQGKDIISLSLGEPDFNTPDFIKEAAKKAIDENYSTYSPVDGYQDLKEAICRKFKRDNGLDYKPSQIVVSTGAKQSLYNIAQVMLNDGDEVILPAPYWVSYFEIVKLSGGVPVEVPTSVDTDFKITPEQLEAAITPKTKMMWFSSPCNPSGSVYSREELTALAKVLKKHPNIYVVADEIYEHINFSGTFCSIGSIPGMLEKTITVNGVAKAFAMTGYRIGYIGAPEFIAKACTKIQGQVTSGANSVAQRATITAVDADPSVLNHMVQAFHSRRDLVVGLLKEIPGIKINVPEGAFYVFPDVSSFFGKTLKGTEIKDANDVSMYLLAEACVATVTGDAFGNPNCIRFSYATSDDLLKEALRRIKEALSFSEVTA, encoded by the coding sequence ATGAGCAATCCACTTTCAGACAGAATTAACAATTTAGCTACATCGCAGACATTAGCGATGGCTGCATTGGCAAGAGAATTAAAAGCGCAAGGAAAAGACATCATCAGTTTAAGTTTGGGTGAACCAGATTTTAACACCCCAGATTTCATCAAAGAAGCTGCAAAAAAAGCAATCGATGAGAACTACAGCACCTATTCTCCAGTTGATGGATACCAGGATTTAAAAGAAGCTATCTGCAGAAAATTCAAAAGAGACAACGGATTGGATTACAAACCATCACAAATCGTAGTTTCAACAGGAGCTAAACAATCTTTATATAACATTGCTCAGGTAATGCTTAACGACGGTGACGAAGTTATCTTACCGGCACCTTACTGGGTTTCTTATTTTGAAATCGTAAAATTATCTGGCGGAGTTCCTGTAGAAGTTCCAACTTCTGTAGACACTGATTTCAAAATCACTCCAGAACAATTGGAAGCAGCTATCACACCAAAAACAAAAATGATGTGGTTCTCTTCTCCATGTAATCCTTCTGGATCTGTTTACAGCAGAGAAGAATTGACAGCATTGGCTAAAGTATTGAAAAAACACCCAAATATCTATGTAGTTGCTGACGAAATCTATGAGCACATCAATTTCTCAGGAACTTTCTGCAGTATTGGTTCAATCCCTGGAATGTTAGAAAAAACAATTACCGTAAACGGAGTAGCAAAAGCATTTGCTATGACTGGATACAGAATTGGTTACATTGGAGCACCGGAATTCATCGCAAAAGCGTGTACTAAAATTCAAGGACAGGTAACTTCAGGAGCAAATTCTGTGGCACAGCGTGCTACAATTACTGCTGTAGATGCTGATCCAAGCGTATTGAACCACATGGTTCAGGCATTTCACAGCCGCAGAGATTTAGTGGTTGGATTATTGAAAGAAATCCCAGGAATCAAAATTAACGTTCCTGAAGGAGCTTTCTACGTATTCCCAGACGTTTCTTCTTTCTTCGGAAAAACATTAAAAGGAACTGAAATCAAAGATGCAAACGACGTTTCGATGTATCTTTTAGCAGAAGCCTGCGTTGCTACAGTAACAGGAGATGCTTTTGGAAATCCAAACTGTATCCGTTTCTCTTATGCAACCAGCGATGATTTATTAAAAGAAGCATTACGCAGAATTAAAGAAGCATTGTCTTTCTCTGAAGTAACAGCATAA
- the rsmG gene encoding 16S rRNA (guanine(527)-N(7))-methyltransferase RsmG, translated as MDEIIKYFPNLSDNQIEQFRKLDFLYHDWNEKINVISRKDIDSLYTKHILHSLAIAKVNKFEPGTYVLDVGTGGGFPGIPLAILFPETRFYLIDVIAKKIKVVKAVAEALELKNVKAEQIRAENVKGDFDFIVSRAVTNMPDFVSWIKTKIKKQHKHELKNGILYLKGGDLTEELKDFPKATEYNIADFFEDEFFETKKVVHLPLKFVV; from the coding sequence ATGGACGAGATTATAAAGTATTTTCCCAACCTGTCTGATAACCAGATAGAACAGTTTCGAAAACTGGATTTTTTATACCACGATTGGAACGAAAAAATCAACGTTATTTCACGCAAGGATATTGACTCTTTATACACCAAACATATATTGCATTCATTGGCTATTGCCAAAGTAAATAAGTTTGAACCGGGTACTTATGTACTGGATGTGGGAACAGGAGGCGGATTTCCGGGTATTCCGCTGGCGATTCTTTTCCCAGAAACCCGTTTTTATCTTATAGATGTTATTGCGAAGAAGATTAAGGTGGTAAAAGCCGTTGCCGAAGCTTTGGAATTAAAGAATGTAAAAGCAGAGCAAATCCGAGCCGAAAATGTGAAAGGGGATTTTGATTTCATTGTAAGCCGTGCAGTGACCAATATGCCTGATTTTGTTTCGTGGATAAAAACCAAAATCAAGAAACAGCACAAACATGAACTTAAAAACGGAATTCTTTATCTGAAAGGCGGTGATTTAACCGAAGAACTGAAAGATTTCCCAAAAGCTACAGAATATAATATTGCTGATTTCTTTGAAGATGAATTTTTTGAAACCAAAAAAGTGGTGCATTTGCCATTGAAGTTTGTGGTGTAA
- a CDS encoding sensor histidine kinase: MNNIKKKITYSYVILSTISTIFLCILVFFLFRSNNQYYFLKRLEDRAKIVASIHFQKDPEKIKYYKQLKKNGLEELIQEEDFVLKVNSQNTFEYNTKLNLPNEFYTNVLKNGKESFEIDNKYYLGQIFTENGQRYIVIIAAVDRKGHLTTVYISRIMIIGIAVFFIISLFLGRLLAKKVIIPVSNIAKEVKRISASNLSRRLQNEGNTGEIADLTSTFNDMLDRLETSFEIQTNFINNASHELKTPITTIIAEAEIMLLKEREKEEYITSLENIYRQSSKLGSLTESLLKLTQTGYDGTKQVQNVVRMDDLLFEVKTDLDTFFPDNKVSIKLDVSAKDSNYLSIPCNKNLLELAINNIVANGVKYSDNKEVFVNLSATKDIIKIVISDIGIGIPSEDIPHLYEPFFRGKEASKYIGYGLGLPLAMKIIRMHNGELQIQSEKNKGTIVTILFKKTNIKNSNVNS, from the coding sequence ATGAATAATATAAAAAAGAAAATTACTTATTCGTACGTTATTCTTTCTACTATCAGCACCATTTTTCTTTGTATTCTGGTGTTCTTCTTATTTAGGAGTAACAATCAATATTACTTTTTGAAACGTTTGGAAGACCGTGCAAAAATTGTTGCTTCAATTCATTTCCAGAAAGATCCTGAAAAAATCAAGTACTACAAACAGCTTAAAAAAAATGGGCTGGAAGAATTAATTCAAGAAGAGGATTTTGTGCTTAAAGTAAACAGCCAAAACACTTTTGAATACAATACCAAATTAAACCTGCCCAACGAATTTTATACCAATGTTTTAAAAAACGGAAAAGAATCCTTTGAAATAGACAACAAATATTACTTAGGCCAGATTTTTACTGAAAATGGTCAAAGATACATTGTTATCATCGCAGCCGTAGACCGAAAAGGGCATCTGACAACGGTTTATATTTCGAGAATTATGATTATTGGAATTGCCGTATTCTTTATTATATCTTTATTTCTGGGAAGATTATTAGCCAAAAAAGTAATCATTCCAGTTTCGAATATTGCCAAGGAGGTAAAAAGAATCAGTGCTTCCAACTTATCCCGAAGACTGCAGAATGAGGGAAACACCGGCGAAATAGCCGATTTGACTTCGACTTTTAATGATATGCTGGATCGGCTGGAAACGTCTTTTGAAATTCAGACGAACTTCATCAATAATGCTTCCCACGAACTAAAAACACCAATCACGACCATCATTGCCGAAGCGGAAATTATGCTTCTGAAAGAAAGAGAAAAAGAGGAATACATCACTTCACTGGAAAACATTTACAGACAGTCGTCAAAATTAGGAAGCCTGACCGAAAGCCTTTTAAAACTTACCCAAACCGGTTACGACGGTACTAAGCAAGTCCAAAATGTGGTTCGTATGGACGATTTATTATTTGAAGTAAAAACAGATTTGGACACTTTCTTCCCAGATAATAAAGTGAGCATCAAACTGGATGTTTCTGCAAAAGACAGTAATTATCTATCGATTCCATGCAATAAAAATTTATTGGAATTGGCTATCAACAACATTGTCGCAAATGGTGTAAAATACTCGGACAACAAGGAAGTTTTTGTTAATCTTAGTGCAACCAAGGACATTATCAAAATTGTAATCAGCGATATCGGTATTGGAATTCCATCCGAAGATATTCCGCATCTTTACGAACCCTTTTTCAGAGGAAAAGAGGCCAGTAAATATATTGGTTACGGACTGGGACTGCCATTAGCCATGAAAATCATCCGAATGCACAATGGTGAATTACAGATCCAGTCCGAAAAAAACAAAGGGACAATTGTAACTATTTTGTTCAAAAAGACCAACATTAAAAATTCTAATGTGAATTCTTAG
- a CDS encoding DUF983 domain-containing protein, which yields MSHALLHILNNDCPHCHEGKVFNEKNIFFNIGFPKMNQYCPHCHYKFEKEPGYFFGAMYVNYGLTVAQGIATYLIAHQFFAETFDLRIIGIITAVILVMASFNIRLSRLLWIYMFKNYSI from the coding sequence ATGTCACACGCACTGCTTCATATCCTGAATAACGACTGTCCTCATTGCCATGAAGGAAAAGTATTTAACGAAAAAAATATCTTTTTTAATATTGGATTCCCAAAAATGAATCAATATTGCCCGCACTGCCATTATAAATTCGAGAAAGAACCTGGCTATTTTTTTGGTGCGATGTATGTAAACTATGGACTGACTGTAGCGCAGGGAATTGCAACTTACTTGATTGCACATCAGTTTTTTGCCGAAACATTCGATTTACGGATCATTGGCATTATAACTGCAGTGATTTTAGTTATGGCTTCGTTTAACATCCGCCTTTCAAGATTATTGTGGATTTATATGTTTAAAAATTATTCCATTTAA
- a CDS encoding bestrophin family protein, giving the protein MLLKKKIPLSYILGKIKFELAIVLVYTCLFDIFHRLNPELNTEIPIAIPSVIGTVISLLLAFKSNQAYDRWWEARIVWGAVTNDSRSFIRQLITYYKDPIFSIEANNFIEKMAKRQAAWCYALGNALRGENAYKPIKGLLTPEEFDYIKKHKHVPNALLMLHGKDLKDALREEKINAFQQIELDRTLTNFCDHMGKCERIKTTIFPTTYGLYIHMTIFLFIILLPFSLPTMLRWLEIPLVTIIAAAFFLVEKMAIHLQDPFENKPTDTPVSAIAKNIEKNLMQMVNEYNDEYSNTSEHFESNTHRIEAKKSKEDYYIL; this is encoded by the coding sequence ATGTTACTAAAAAAGAAAATACCGCTAAGCTATATATTAGGGAAAATTAAATTTGAACTTGCAATAGTATTGGTATACACCTGCCTTTTTGATATTTTTCACAGACTTAATCCCGAACTGAATACCGAAATTCCGATAGCCATACCTTCAGTAATCGGAACGGTAATTTCACTATTACTTGCATTCAAATCCAACCAGGCCTATGATCGCTGGTGGGAAGCACGAATAGTATGGGGAGCGGTAACCAACGATTCACGATCATTTATAAGACAGCTTATTACCTATTACAAAGACCCAATTTTTTCGATTGAGGCTAATAATTTCATTGAAAAAATGGCAAAAAGACAAGCAGCGTGGTGTTATGCTTTAGGAAATGCCTTGAGAGGGGAAAATGCATACAAACCTATCAAAGGATTACTGACTCCTGAGGAATTTGACTATATCAAAAAACACAAACACGTACCCAATGCATTACTGATGCTGCACGGAAAAGACCTAAAAGATGCTCTCCGTGAAGAAAAAATAAATGCTTTTCAGCAAATTGAATTAGACAGAACGCTGACTAATTTCTGCGATCACATGGGTAAATGCGAACGTATAAAAACAACCATTTTCCCAACAACATATGGACTTTACATTCATATGACTATCTTTTTATTCATCATACTGCTTCCGTTTAGTTTGCCTACCATGCTGCGATGGCTAGAAATACCACTTGTAACTATAATAGCGGCGGCATTTTTCCTGGTAGAAAAAATGGCAATTCATCTGCAGGATCCATTCGAAAACAAACCAACTGATACTCCTGTTTCTGCAATTGCCAAAAACATTGAGAAAAATTTAATGCAGATGGTCAATGAATATAATGATGAATATTCCAATACATCAGAGCATTTCGAGTCAAACACGCACCGCATAGAAGCAAAAAAAAGTAAAGAAGACTATTATATTTTATAG
- a CDS encoding DUF2490 domain-containing protein yields MINKLKSFCFLLVFFICANGNAQNFEVGNWFLYFGNQKINNRWNFHNEVQYRNYNFAGDLEQLLLRTGIGYNLSENNNNVLLGYAFVHSEPYIPGTDDKLKTDEHRIFEQFITKGQFGRVYMQHRYRFEQRFIEDVFKMRLRYNLSLNVPMNKKEMDKNAIYASAYNEIFINTEPSYFDRDRIYGGLGYCFSKSLKMEVGVMSQILQNSSRTQFQIMFFNSLPF; encoded by the coding sequence ATGATAAATAAGTTAAAGTCATTTTGCTTTTTGCTGGTGTTTTTTATTTGTGCCAACGGAAATGCACAAAACTTTGAAGTAGGGAATTGGTTTCTGTATTTTGGAAATCAAAAAATAAATAATCGATGGAATTTTCATAATGAAGTGCAATATCGGAATTATAATTTCGCTGGCGATTTAGAACAATTGCTTTTAAGAACGGGGATTGGTTATAATTTATCCGAAAACAATAATAATGTTTTGTTAGGGTATGCTTTTGTTCATTCGGAGCCATATATTCCTGGAACGGATGATAAATTGAAAACAGATGAGCATAGAATTTTTGAGCAGTTTATCACTAAGGGTCAATTTGGAAGAGTATATATGCAGCACCGATATCGTTTCGAACAGCGGTTTATTGAAGATGTTTTCAAGATGCGTTTGCGATATAATCTCTCTTTAAATGTTCCAATGAATAAAAAAGAGATGGATAAAAATGCCATTTATGCTTCTGCCTATAATGAAATTTTTATAAATACCGAACCTAGTTATTTTGATAGAGACCGTATTTATGGTGGATTAGGCTATTGCTTCAGTAAGAGTTTAAAAATGGAAGTGGGTGTAATGTCACAAATCCTGCAAAACTCCAGCAGGACTCAGTTTCAGATTATGTTTTTCAATAGTTTACCTTTTTAG
- a CDS encoding Crp/Fnr family transcriptional regulator: MKAILENISKHVTLTPEEQELFLSKTETQQYKAKTILLNAGEICRQSYFVNSGVIRSFNINDNIVEHVLSFAASGWWISDMYSLLSQKPGNLFIQVIEDAEVVILSKENQEILYKEIPQLERFFRILTENSLVAHQQRLMDNLSLTAEERFDKFCKKYTNLIYSVPQKQIASYLGVTPEFFSKMKSKMLRK; this comes from the coding sequence ATGAAGGCGATCCTCGAAAACATCAGCAAGCACGTTACTTTAACTCCTGAAGAACAGGAACTTTTTCTGTCCAAAACAGAAACACAGCAATACAAAGCCAAAACTATTCTGCTCAATGCAGGCGAAATCTGCAGACAATCCTATTTTGTTAATTCGGGTGTAATCCGAAGTTTTAATATCAATGACAATATTGTAGAACATGTCTTAAGTTTTGCGGCCAGCGGCTGGTGGATAAGTGATATGTACAGTCTGCTTTCGCAAAAACCTGGAAACCTTTTTATTCAGGTAATAGAAGATGCCGAAGTGGTAATATTATCCAAAGAGAACCAGGAAATCCTGTACAAAGAAATACCGCAGCTAGAGCGTTTTTTCAGGATTTTAACCGAAAATTCATTGGTAGCACACCAACAGCGGTTAATGGACAATTTAAGTTTAACCGCCGAAGAGCGTTTTGATAAATTCTGCAAAAAATACACCAATTTAATTTATAGTGTCCCTCAAAAACAAATTGCTTCTTATCTGGGAGTAACTCCTGAGTTTTTTAGTAAGATGAAAAGTAAAATGCTGCGGAAATAG
- a CDS encoding helix-turn-helix domain-containing protein: MKKYPVYSIERFNWNAVSSDFYINTFKNHLAHHSFVEEPHRHNSYVLVLFTHGSGTHDIDFDVFSIRPGSMFFLQPGQMHHWSLSDDIDGFVVFYSQEMYNLYFGQKTIEVFPFYSALGNSPEMIFDSNELNGIVPYFYAMLEESQGNRIMKHDKILNLLDSIHIEITRKYNEQYVLETHSYNSRIKDFYLLLEKHFWTEKAPSFYASQLHITLKHLNRICNEILKKTTTHVITDRIILEAKRMLMDKKRTVSEIASELGFDDYSYFVRLFKKHSGMTPTAFRVSKK; encoded by the coding sequence ATGAAAAAGTATCCTGTATATTCTATTGAACGGTTTAATTGGAATGCAGTTAGCAGTGATTTTTATATTAATACCTTCAAAAATCATTTAGCTCATCACAGTTTTGTCGAAGAACCGCATAGACATAATTCGTATGTGCTGGTGCTTTTTACCCATGGATCAGGTACACATGATATCGATTTTGATGTTTTCAGTATTAGACCTGGGAGTATGTTTTTCCTGCAGCCCGGGCAGATGCATCATTGGAGTTTATCTGATGATATTGATGGTTTTGTTGTTTTTTATTCGCAGGAAATGTATAATCTGTATTTTGGACAAAAAACAATAGAGGTATTTCCATTCTATTCTGCACTGGGAAATTCGCCCGAAATGATTTTTGATTCCAATGAATTGAATGGGATTGTGCCTTATTTTTATGCGATGCTGGAAGAATCTCAGGGAAATAGAATTATGAAACATGATAAAATTCTGAATCTATTAGACAGTATTCACATCGAAATTACAAGAAAATACAATGAGCAGTATGTTTTGGAAACCCACTCGTATAATTCAAGAATCAAGGATTTTTATCTGCTTCTGGAAAAACATTTCTGGACCGAAAAAGCACCTTCTTTTTATGCTTCTCAGCTTCACATCACGTTAAAGCATCTGAACAGAATCTGCAATGAAATCTTGAAAAAGACAACTACTCATGTTATTACCGACAGAATTATTCTGGAAGCCAAACGAATGCTGATGGATAAAAAAAGAACAGTCAGCGAAATTGCTTCTGAGTTAGGTTTCGATGACTATTCTTATTTTGTAAGGCTGTTTAAAAAGCATTCCGGTATGACGCCGACAGCTTTTCGGGTTTCTAAAAAGTAA